TCGTGCGCGATCACTTGCCCTTCTCTAAGTACTACGATTTCATCGAGCAAAGGTTCCACTTCTTTTAATTCATGCGTCGACATAATGATTGTTTGTCGTTCTGTATCAGTAAAACGAATGAGTCCTTTCGCAATATCATCGCGCACCATCGGATCCAGTCCAGAGAAAGGTTCATCCAATAAATAATAGCTCGCTTCACGGCCAAGTGTGACCGCGATTTTAACCCGTCCGCGATTCCCTTTCGACAAGTTTTTTATTCTCGCATCAAGCGCCACGCTCAAAAACTGTGCAATTTCCTTTGCTTTAATCAAATCAAAATCCTCAAACTGCGAATCATAGAAATCGAAAAGCTGCTCGACTGTGAAATAAGGATAGAATAGATCTGTATCCGGCATATACGCGATTTCGGAGGCAATTTTCCGTGTAATCGATGTGCCTCCGTACAACGCTTTTCCACTATCCGGCGTTAATAAACCCGCCGTCAATTTAAGAAGCGTTGTTTTCCCACTACCGT
This genomic window from Sporosarcina sp. Marseille-Q4063 contains:
- a CDS encoding ABC transporter ATP-binding protein, with the protein product MIELKKVSKKYGSRKALHEIELIIPQGKIIGLVGENGSGKTTLLKLTAGLLTPDSGKALYGGTSITRKIASEIAYMPDTDLFYPYFTVEQLFDFYDSQFEDFDLIKAKEIAQFLSVALDARIKNLSKGNRGRVKIAVTLGREASYYLLDEPFSGLDPMVRDDIAKGLIRFTDTERQTIIMSTHELKEVEPLLDEIVVLREGQVIAHEAVDEIRDIHGKDATSWMVSLFRKGS